One segment of Aulosira sp. FACHB-615 DNA contains the following:
- a CDS encoding lamin tail domain-containing protein, whose translation MIRNLLLSKQYLATKKISFNRCRTSLGNLAVSLCALGLWIQPVQAEGSRTLYPSGATGNRANLEWRTDLWGGLIKRRTILKVYAEKDEYILLGSSAVRVNNGDIVVFQPGNNVTGSIGSETIPSTPDFKCSTQTGQGFISSRTQELAGPKSISGTGNTTGYTPCYYQAPSTGIYDIIFYGPVGDNISNNAPTGQINLSSGSNFNASQGSTVAAWDVTVRSSDQNSTTDINARLFTYYLALFTGGNGRTLNFPVYPVTTDGYRYKIELRGTDPDGFLLYGNQIGFYDSDGKTPLYHNILAQESVLTTREGGTNLSRPQFPTFFNQLSNDTVLSYLDRYRADGTFDGTGIPAIPTDPSVDSLSFTGTLAGNTSSLGTGGTFSFNTNVPGNYEIIISRDGVNFDPTNSQNRVLRGVMISSGSQSVTWNGKDNSGDNFPIGTGYQAQVKIHGGEYHFPLLDAENNFSGGPTLRLLNPPGPLRLGSLTQAFYDDRGYTTVGGTNVGIPGTVLCGINPPNPAFSNPISGFDSTNNDRKFGQSGNAGNAGSKCNGSFGDTKGLDLWTYFPSNAANAQLTIVDFGATISGTLYQDSDRGDDFDTGEPTLPAGINVKLLKASDNSVVTVTSTKADGTYSFTGVVDGSYKIQVDTANSNIPVGFSLGTPNDLAVTVSGSAITNQNFGFDVYQVSPQAGKIIINEVLYNETGSGSSASTNDEFIELYNASSSTVDLSGFKLADGNLIVNSVETTANSFNYTFPNGTTLKPGEYAVIWIGSQNSNTQASDAAFQDWLGVSTRLTNGGDDVWLYDSQNQIIDYVAYGSGNAISTPPPSSLNLWDSTYQSNIDNAADAQSISLTRNGNDTNTSACWERTISTDASSRCPSYLPTRDTDNVGTRVTSVGVNNNGSPKIVLVKRITRINSTDLNDSVDGAGTDDNDSKWPSGYLRGKISATDVKPGDEVEYTIYFLSNGSGSATNVKFCDLVPGNTTFISTAFNGLSPNDGVSGGNQGIAMAVGSTTPTVYFSNAADSDRGAFYTANDSSTPTSCGSNTNGAVVVNVTNSSLTSLPAATGQGTPTNSYGFIRFRAKIN comes from the coding sequence ATGATCAGAAATTTATTACTTAGCAAGCAATATTTAGCAACTAAAAAAATTTCTTTTAATCGTTGTAGAACATCACTAGGGAACTTGGCTGTTTCACTGTGCGCTCTGGGTCTGTGGATACAACCTGTTCAGGCGGAAGGTAGCCGTACACTGTATCCCAGTGGTGCTACGGGTAATCGAGCTAACCTAGAGTGGCGTACTGATTTATGGGGGGGACTAATTAAGCGACGAACCATCCTAAAGGTCTACGCCGAAAAAGACGAATACATTCTTTTAGGCTCTAGTGCTGTCAGAGTGAATAATGGCGATATTGTCGTTTTTCAACCAGGAAACAATGTCACTGGTAGTATTGGGAGCGAAACTATTCCCTCAACACCAGATTTTAAATGTTCTACTCAAACAGGACAGGGTTTTATCTCATCTCGTACCCAGGAATTAGCAGGCCCTAAATCTATTTCTGGTACAGGTAATACAACTGGATATACGCCCTGCTACTACCAAGCACCATCCACCGGAATATACGACATCATATTTTACGGCCCCGTGGGAGATAACATATCCAATAATGCTCCTACTGGTCAGATTAACTTGAGCAGTGGCAGTAATTTTAACGCTAGTCAGGGAAGCACTGTTGCTGCATGGGATGTCACTGTACGCAGTAGTGACCAAAACTCTACAACAGACATAAACGCCAGATTATTTACTTACTATCTTGCTTTATTTACGGGTGGTAACGGCAGAACTCTCAATTTCCCAGTCTATCCAGTCACTACAGATGGCTACCGCTACAAAATAGAACTGAGAGGTACAGATCCAGATGGGTTTTTACTTTATGGTAATCAAATAGGATTTTATGATAGTGATGGGAAAACGCCACTTTATCACAATATTCTTGCACAAGAGAGTGTACTGACAACGAGAGAAGGTGGTACTAACTTATCTCGTCCTCAATTCCCTACATTTTTTAATCAGTTATCAAATGATACGGTACTTTCATATCTTGATCGCTACCGAGCCGATGGCACATTTGATGGTACTGGTATTCCTGCCATCCCAACCGACCCCAGCGTAGATAGTTTAAGCTTTACAGGTACACTGGCAGGAAATACCAGTTCTCTAGGCACAGGTGGTACTTTCTCTTTTAATACCAACGTACCGGGTAACTACGAAATCATTATCAGTCGGGACGGGGTAAATTTTGACCCTACTAACAGTCAAAACCGTGTACTGAGGGGGGTAATGATTAGCTCTGGTTCACAGTCTGTTACTTGGAACGGTAAAGATAATAGCGGGGATAATTTTCCTATAGGTACTGGCTATCAAGCCCAAGTGAAAATTCATGGAGGTGAATATCATTTTCCCTTACTAGATGCAGAGAATAATTTTTCTGGTGGCCCTACTCTTAGGCTGTTAAATCCACCTGGGCCTCTTCGTTTGGGCAGTTTGACCCAAGCATTTTATGACGACCGAGGATATACCACTGTTGGTGGTACAAATGTTGGTATACCAGGTACAGTACTCTGTGGTATTAATCCACCAAACCCAGCTTTTAGTAATCCTATTTCTGGGTTTGACAGTACAAACAATGATAGAAAATTTGGTCAGTCGGGGAACGCTGGTAATGCTGGAAGCAAATGTAACGGTTCTTTTGGGGATACTAAGGGACTTGATTTGTGGACATATTTTCCTAGTAATGCTGCAAACGCTCAATTAACTATTGTTGACTTTGGTGCAACTATCTCAGGTACTTTATATCAAGATAGCGATCGCGGGGATGATTTTGATACTGGCGAACCAACTTTACCTGCTGGGATTAATGTCAAACTACTCAAAGCTAGTGATAACTCTGTTGTCACTGTAACTAGCACAAAAGCAGATGGAACTTACAGCTTTACTGGTGTGGTAGATGGTAGTTATAAAATTCAAGTTGATACGGCCAATAGCAACATTCCTGTAGGATTTTCTTTGGGTACACCTAATGACCTAGCAGTTACTGTTTCTGGAAGCGCAATCACCAATCAAAACTTTGGCTTTGATGTTTATCAAGTCTCGCCTCAAGCCGGTAAAATTATTATTAATGAAGTGTTATATAACGAAACAGGATCAGGTAGCAGTGCTAGTACAAACGATGAGTTTATCGAACTTTATAATGCTTCCTCTTCAACTGTTGATTTAAGTGGTTTCAAATTAGCAGATGGTAATCTCATTGTTAATAGTGTTGAGACTACAGCAAATAGCTTTAATTACACATTTCCCAATGGGACAACTTTAAAACCAGGAGAATACGCCGTTATTTGGATAGGTTCTCAAAACTCCAACACTCAAGCTTCAGATGCAGCGTTTCAAGATTGGCTAGGGGTTTCAACTCGACTGACTAACGGCGGTGATGATGTCTGGTTGTACGATAGCCAGAATCAAATTATTGATTATGTTGCTTATGGTTCTGGTAATGCAATTAGCACACCTCCGCCTAGTTCTCTTAATCTTTGGGACAGTACTTATCAATCAAACATTGATAATGCTGCTGATGCTCAATCGATTAGCTTAACCAGAAATGGTAATGATACCAACACCAGTGCTTGTTGGGAAAGAACAATTAGCACCGATGCCAGCAGCAGATGTCCTAGTTATCTACCAACTAGAGATACGGATAATGTGGGTACTAGAGTCACCAGCGTCGGTGTTAATAATAATGGTAGTCCCAAGATAGTTTTAGTAAAACGCATTACCCGCATTAATAGTACCGATTTAAACGATAGTGTAGATGGTGCGGGTACTGATGATAATGATTCTAAGTGGCCGAGTGGTTATTTGCGAGGCAAGATCAGTGCTACTGATGTCAAGCCAGGAGATGAGGTAGAGTACACTATTTATTTCCTCTCTAACGGTAGTGGTAGTGCTACTAATGTGAAATTCTGTGATTTAGTTCCAGGAAACACTACTTTTATTTCTACAGCATTTAATGGTTTATCTCCTAATGATGGTGTTTCAGGCGGAAACCAAGGTATTGCAATGGCTGTTGGTTCTACTACACCAACTGTTTATTTTAGTAATGCCGCAGATTCAGATCGAGGAGCCTTTTACACAGCGAATGATTCATCTACGCCTACAAGTTGTGGAAGTAATACGAATGGGGCTGTAGTAGTGAATGTTACAAATTCTAGTCTAACAAGCTTACCTGCGGCGACTGGACAAGGTACACCGACTAATTCTTATGGTTTTATTAGGTTCCGTGCCAAGATAA